A stretch of the Perca flavescens isolate YP-PL-M2 chromosome 3, PFLA_1.0, whole genome shotgun sequence genome encodes the following:
- the rnf228 gene encoding E3 ubiquitin-protein ligase rnf152-B, which produces MAKDDMAEVDLASNGAEPPGEAPSAFPYEEYECKICYNYFDLDRRAPKILECLHTFCEECLNTLHLREERPWRISCPVCRHRTPVPDYRIQNLPNNTKVTEDFPLYIDSDPLPQDALPPYPPPLHPALVALRREEASGTSSVSQATPSTTVSTATTLSQDSVRYDSCQSCKRVALTTGCVCVIFSFLSMLVLLFMGLIFVHSHSIPPSPAGPICLSVASILAMFSVVVTWLICWLKYRPDHETGRSSATSNSRRNA; this is translated from the coding sequence ATGGCGAAAGATGACATGGCAGAGGTAGATTTGGCATCAAACGGAGCGGAACCCCCCGGCGAGGCCCCCTCGGCGTTTCCCTACGAGGAGTACGAATGCAAAATCTGCTACAATTATTTCGACCTTGACCGCCGGGCTCCGAAGATCCTCGAGTGCCTGCACACGTTCTGCGAGGAGTGCCTGAACACGCTTCATCTCCGGGAGGAGCGGCCATGGCGCATCAGCTGCCCCGTCTGTCGCCACCGGACTCCGGTGCCGGATTATCGGATACAAAACCTGCCCAACAACACCAAGGTGACGGAGGATTTCCCGCTCTACATCGACTCGGACCCCCTGCCTCAGGACGCTCTGCCGCCGTACCCTCCCCCGCTGCACCCAGCTCTGGTCGCCCTCCGCCGGGAGGAGGCGTCGGGGACGTCCAGCGTCAGCCAGGCGACCCCGTCCACCACCGTGTCCACTGCCACGACCCTCTCCCAGGACTCGGTGCGCTACGACAGCTGCCAGAGCTGCAAGAGAGTGGCACTGACCACCGGCTGCGTCTGCGTGATCTTCTCCTTCCTGTCCATGCTGGTGTTGCTGTTCATGGGCCTGATCTTTGTGCACAGTCATAGCATTCCTCCCTCGCCGGCGGGACCCATTTGCTTGTCGGTTGCCAGCATCCTCGCCATGTTCTCGGTGGTGGTCACATGGCTCATCTGCTGGCTCAAATACAGACCAGACCATGAGACAGGCCGGTCATCCGCCACCAGTAACTCCCGGAGAAACGCCTGA
- the sgpp2 gene encoding sphingosine-1-phosphate phosphatase 2 isoform X2 codes for MLKVLTYLHDSELVARFQRRCGLFLVEAAHHSRYEVRNWLLHFLFLFSAGLGHEIFYITCLPCIHWSLDPFLCRRLVNMWCLVMYIGQVMKDTLKLPRPLSPPVVKLETRVDAEYGLPSTHAMAATAISFTVLLSAPSRIQFQFEVGLLIALTLSSLVCLSRLYTGMHSVLDVICGALISAVIMFLTYPYWETFDRFQLTSHISPIAALTLPLFLSYTYPELDHYTTTRGDTTTILGVGAGCSVGYWVNEQLGQTFEPQGVLPVPLPTLTAHALALGAARFIVGVLALVGTRRVMKTLSLQVLYLWYRVAKNDDSARRRREIEVPYKFSTYTVVGLVNSILVNKVFILLGLL; via the exons ATGTTGAAGGTCCTGACTTACCTCCATGACTCGGAGCTCGTGGCCCGGTTCCAGAGACGCTGCGGACTCTTCCTGGTCGAAGCCGCGCATCACAGCCGA TATGAGGTGAGGAACTGGCTTTTGcacttcctcttccttttctcGGCAGGCCTGGGGCATGAAATCTTCTACATCACCTGTCTGCCCTGCATACACTGGAGCCTGGACCCATTCCTGTGCCGACGCCTGGTCAACATGTGGTGT TTGGTGATGTACATCGGCCAGGTGATGAAAGATACGCTGAAGCTGCCTCGCCCTCTTTCCCCCCCCGTGGTCAAGCTGGAGACACGTGTTGATGCCGAATACGGGCTGCCCTCCACCCACGCCATGGCCGCCACCGCCATCTCCTTCACCGTTTTACTAAGCGCTCCGTCCAGGATACAG TTTCAGTTCGAGGTGGGTCTACTGATTGCACTGACGCTGTCGTCTTTGGTGTGTCTGAGCCGCCTCTACACAGGCATGCACTCAGTTTTG GATGTCATCTGTGGCGCTTTAATCTCAGCTGTCATCATGTTCCTCACCTACCCATATTGGGAAACCTTTGACCGTTTCCAGCTCACCAGCCACATCTCCCCCATTGCGGCATTGACACTGCCCCTCTTCCTCAGCTACACATACCCTGAGCTggaccattacaccaccacacGGGGGGATACCACCACCATTCTAGGAGTAGGGGCCGGGTGCTCTGTGGGATACTGGGTGAATGAGCAACTAGGGCAGACTTTTGAGCCCCAGGGGGTGCTACCTGTACCCCTACCCACACTGACAGCACATGCACTGGCACTAGGTGCTGCCCGCTTCATTGTGGGAGTTTTAGCGTTAGTGGGAACTCGGCGGGTTATGAAAACACTGAGCCTGCAGGTGTTGTATTTGTGGTACAGAGTGGCAAAAAATGACGACAGTgccaggaggagaagagagattGAAGTGCCGTATAAGTTTTCCACATACACAGTTGTTGGACTTGTCAATTCTATACTGGTCAATAAAGTATTCATTCTACTGGGACTATTGTGA
- the sgpp2 gene encoding sphingosine-1-phosphate phosphatase 2 isoform X1 codes for MWCLVMYIGQVMKDTLKLPRPLSPPVVKLETRVDAEYGLPSTHAMAATAISFTVLLSAPSRIQFQFEVGLLIALTLSSLVCLSRLYTGMHSVLDVICGALISAVIMFLTYPYWETFDRFQLTSHISPIAALTLPLFLSYTYPELDHYTTTRGDTTTILGVGAGCSVGYWVNEQLGQTFEPQGVLPVPLPTLTAHALALGAARFIVGVLALVGTRRVMKTLSLQVLYLWYRVAKNDDSARRRREIEVPYKFSTYTVVGLVNSILVNKVFILLGLL; via the exons ATGTGGTGT TTGGTGATGTACATCGGCCAGGTGATGAAAGATACGCTGAAGCTGCCTCGCCCTCTTTCCCCCCCCGTGGTCAAGCTGGAGACACGTGTTGATGCCGAATACGGGCTGCCCTCCACCCACGCCATGGCCGCCACCGCCATCTCCTTCACCGTTTTACTAAGCGCTCCGTCCAGGATACAG TTTCAGTTCGAGGTGGGTCTACTGATTGCACTGACGCTGTCGTCTTTGGTGTGTCTGAGCCGCCTCTACACAGGCATGCACTCAGTTTTG GATGTCATCTGTGGCGCTTTAATCTCAGCTGTCATCATGTTCCTCACCTACCCATATTGGGAAACCTTTGACCGTTTCCAGCTCACCAGCCACATCTCCCCCATTGCGGCATTGACACTGCCCCTCTTCCTCAGCTACACATACCCTGAGCTggaccattacaccaccacacGGGGGGATACCACCACCATTCTAGGAGTAGGGGCCGGGTGCTCTGTGGGATACTGGGTGAATGAGCAACTAGGGCAGACTTTTGAGCCCCAGGGGGTGCTACCTGTACCCCTACCCACACTGACAGCACATGCACTGGCACTAGGTGCTGCCCGCTTCATTGTGGGAGTTTTAGCGTTAGTGGGAACTCGGCGGGTTATGAAAACACTGAGCCTGCAGGTGTTGTATTTGTGGTACAGAGTGGCAAAAAATGACGACAGTgccaggaggagaagagagattGAAGTGCCGTATAAGTTTTCCACATACACAGTTGTTGGACTTGTCAATTCTATACTGGTCAATAAAGTATTCATTCTACTGGGACTATTGTGA